In Microbacterium sp. SLBN-146, one genomic interval encodes:
- the nusA gene encoding transcription termination factor NusA: MDIDLALLRTVEREKEIPFDELVRIIEQAILTAYAKHTSPTGTLPDGARAELDRKTGHVAVFVPLLDEDDVVIGEEESTPEDFGRIAAFAAKQVISQRLRDIADDAVLGEFRGREGDIVAGIVQQGPNPRMVHVDLGTVEAILPPEEQVPGEEYAHGSRLRVYVTGVSKGTKGPQITVSRTHPGLVRKLFALEVPEIANGLVEIVSLAREAGHRTKIAVKANDPSINAKGACIGELGRRVRAVTEELHGEKIDIVDYDPELAKFVANALSPAKVTSSFILDASSKAVRALVPDYQLSLAIGKEGQNARLAAKLTGAKIDIQPDSVLEG, from the coding sequence GTGGATATCGATCTCGCTTTGCTTCGGACCGTCGAGCGTGAGAAGGAGATCCCCTTCGACGAACTCGTCCGCATCATCGAGCAGGCGATTCTCACCGCCTACGCCAAGCACACCTCGCCGACGGGCACGCTGCCGGACGGCGCCCGCGCCGAACTGGATCGCAAGACGGGTCACGTCGCGGTCTTCGTGCCCCTTCTGGATGAGGACGACGTCGTCATCGGCGAGGAGGAGTCCACACCCGAGGACTTCGGGCGCATCGCCGCGTTCGCCGCGAAGCAGGTCATCAGCCAGCGACTGCGCGACATCGCCGACGACGCGGTGCTGGGCGAGTTCCGCGGCCGCGAAGGCGACATCGTCGCGGGTATCGTGCAGCAGGGACCGAACCCCCGAATGGTGCACGTCGACCTCGGAACCGTCGAGGCGATCCTTCCGCCCGAGGAGCAGGTGCCGGGCGAGGAGTACGCCCACGGGTCCCGACTGCGCGTCTACGTGACGGGCGTGTCGAAGGGCACGAAGGGACCGCAGATCACGGTCTCCCGCACGCACCCCGGCCTCGTCCGCAAGCTCTTCGCGCTCGAGGTTCCCGAGATCGCGAACGGACTCGTCGAGATCGTGTCGCTCGCGCGCGAGGCGGGCCACCGTACGAAGATCGCCGTCAAGGCGAACGATCCCTCGATCAACGCCAAGGGCGCGTGCATCGGCGAGCTCGGACGTCGTGTGCGTGCTGTCACCGAGGAACTGCACGGCGAGAAGATCGACATCGTGGACTACGACCCCGAACTCGCGAAGTTCGTGGCCAACGCGCTGTCGCCCGCCAAGGTGACGTCGAGCTTCATCCTCGACGCGTCGAGCAAGGCCGTCCGGGCGCTCGTCCCCGACTACCAGCTCTCGCTCGCGATCGGCAAGGAGGGGCAGAACGCGCGCCTCGCCGCAAAGCTCACGGGGGCCAAGATCGACATCCAGCCCGACAGCGTGCTGGAAGGCTAG
- a CDS encoding lipase family protein: MKRASRSRWGPRWSALPRLLAGAPPLALLIVGALALLLGLLIVTRPLTSLVVLTIYVGLSAIASGIAELTGRDAGWARRILAAVWALAGVAILVGLGRSLELLPGVLAYLLMLGGLASIFDAFVVRGASRRVLAAVWGGAQIAFGVLALTWPDVSILVVAIVFGVRTVLFGITTIVRAVRGLRQAGKDAPEAKPTRRVQAWTAAGRYALCAVLVTAAVGGWWANEWLLERATVVDAFYDPPALVPYDHGRLIRFDEFQGQNPPDASVTRILYTTRDALGQPAVASALVIVPDDPPPGPRPVIAWNHGTTGVARGCAPSLRDASATRWAIPALNDALDRGWVVVASDYSGQGAPGVFPYLIGRGEARSSLDAVLAARELDGPVLSRRTVAWGHSQGGHAALWMSKIAPEYASDIVMRGTAVLAPVSDPLALAEELPKRSDDALLSILTSWVLVPYADTYDDVDLGRYVAPGAEAIVREMTQRCPSDPGVVVSVATALGVSEDRPLYVGDLTRGPLGERLAANAATGPWDVPLLMVWGDEDEVIPPHLQEEFFAQVCEEGGQARRLVYRGYDHLGTLLPGSSFLPVLISWTETVLSSDGEPYDDCAR, encoded by the coding sequence GTGAAACGAGCGTCGCGGAGCCGGTGGGGACCGCGGTGGAGCGCTCTGCCGCGGCTGCTCGCCGGAGCCCCTCCGCTCGCGCTGCTCATCGTGGGAGCCCTCGCCCTCCTCCTCGGGTTGCTCATCGTCACGCGCCCGCTCACGTCCCTCGTCGTCCTGACGATCTACGTGGGCCTCAGTGCCATCGCATCGGGAATCGCCGAGCTCACCGGTCGAGACGCAGGATGGGCACGCCGCATCCTCGCTGCCGTCTGGGCACTCGCCGGTGTCGCGATCCTCGTCGGGCTCGGGCGCAGTCTCGAACTCCTCCCGGGAGTTCTGGCGTATCTGCTGATGCTGGGCGGGCTGGCCTCGATCTTCGATGCGTTCGTCGTCCGCGGGGCGAGCAGGAGGGTTCTCGCCGCGGTGTGGGGCGGCGCGCAGATCGCGTTCGGTGTCCTCGCGCTCACATGGCCCGACGTCTCGATCCTCGTCGTGGCGATCGTCTTCGGGGTGAGGACGGTCCTCTTCGGCATCACGACGATCGTTCGTGCCGTCCGTGGGCTTCGTCAGGCCGGTAAGGATGCTCCCGAGGCGAAGCCCACGCGACGAGTCCAGGCGTGGACCGCGGCCGGACGCTACGCGCTGTGCGCCGTCCTGGTGACCGCCGCGGTGGGCGGCTGGTGGGCCAACGAATGGCTGCTCGAGCGGGCCACCGTGGTCGATGCCTTCTACGACCCGCCCGCCCTCGTGCCCTACGACCACGGACGACTGATCCGCTTCGACGAGTTCCAGGGACAGAATCCACCGGATGCCTCCGTGACGCGCATCCTCTACACGACGCGTGACGCCCTCGGCCAGCCGGCCGTCGCGAGCGCACTCGTGATCGTCCCGGACGACCCGCCGCCCGGCCCTCGACCCGTCATCGCCTGGAACCACGGCACGACCGGGGTCGCGCGCGGATGCGCGCCGAGTCTGCGGGATGCCTCTGCGACGCGGTGGGCGATCCCCGCGCTCAACGACGCCCTCGATCGCGGCTGGGTCGTCGTGGCATCCGACTACTCCGGGCAAGGTGCGCCGGGAGTCTTCCCGTACCTCATCGGTCGAGGCGAAGCGCGATCTTCGCTCGACGCCGTCCTCGCCGCGCGAGAGCTCGACGGGCCCGTGCTCTCGCGGCGCACCGTCGCGTGGGGACATTCGCAAGGGGGGCATGCGGCGCTGTGGATGTCGAAGATCGCGCCCGAGTACGCCTCCGACATCGTCATGCGCGGCACCGCTGTGCTCGCACCCGTGTCCGACCCCCTCGCGCTCGCCGAGGAACTGCCCAAGCGCTCCGATGACGCGCTCCTGTCGATCCTCACCTCGTGGGTGCTCGTGCCCTACGCGGACACGTACGACGACGTCGACCTCGGTCGCTACGTCGCTCCCGGCGCGGAAGCCATCGTGCGTGAGATGACGCAGCGGTGCCCGAGCGACCCCGGTGTCGTCGTCTCGGTCGCGACGGCTCTCGGGGTGTCCGAGGACCGTCCCCTCTACGTCGGCGACCTCACGAGGGGCCCCTTGGGTGAGCGGTTGGCGGCCAATGCCGCGACCGGGCCATGGGACGTGCCGCTCCTGATGGTGTGGGGCGACGAGGACGAAGTCATCCCCCCGCACCTCCAGGAGGAGTTCTTCGCGCAGGTGTGCGAGGAAGGCGGACAGGCGCGGCGTCTCGTCTACCGCGGGTACGACCATCTGGGCACCCTGCTGCCAGGCTCGAGCTTCCTGCCGGTCCTGATCTCGTGGACGGAAACGGTGCTCAGCAGCGACGGCGAGCCGTACGACGACTGCGCGCGATGA
- a CDS encoding YlxR family protein yields the protein MEPVRTCVGCRARSSRSALLRVVSHDSILVIDERAILPGRGAWVHPTQECMDAAVRRRAFVRALRVSGSLDTQTIEKRLNGYGNKVNGSK from the coding sequence ATGGAACCCGTACGAACGTGCGTCGGTTGTCGCGCGCGCTCATCCCGGTCCGCTCTTCTGAGAGTGGTCTCCCACGATTCGATCCTCGTCATAGATGAGCGAGCGATTCTGCCGGGGCGGGGAGCGTGGGTGCATCCGACACAAGAATGCATGGATGCCGCAGTGCGGCGCCGGGCTTTCGTACGCGCACTCCGTGTGTCGGGCTCGCTCGACACGCAGACCATCGAGAAACGGCTGAACGGCTATGGAAACAAAGTGAACGGCTCGAAATGA